A window of the Bacteroides thetaiotaomicron VPI-5482 genome harbors these coding sequences:
- the rlmD gene encoding 23S rRNA (uracil(1939)-C(5))-methyltransferase RlmD, which translates to MAAEGKAIAKVNDLVIFVPYVVPGDVVDLQIKRKKNKYAEAEAVKFHELSPVRAVPFCQHYGVCGGCKWQVLPYSEQIRYKQKQVEDNLRRIGKIELPEISPILGSAKTEFYRNKLEFTFSNKRWLTNDEVRQDVKYDQMNAVGFHIPGAFDKVLAIEKCWLQDDISNRIRNAVRDYAYEHDYSFINLRTQEGMLRNLIIRTSSTGELMVIVICKITEDHEMELFKQLLQFIADSFPEITSLLYIINNKCNDTINDLDVHVFKGKDHMFEEMEGLRFKVGPKSFYQTNSEQAYNLYKIAREFAGLTGKELVYDLYTGTGTIANFVSRQARQVIGIEYVPEAIEDAKVNAEINEIKNALFYAGDMKDMLTQEFINQHGRPDVIITDPPRAGMHQDVVDVILFAEPKRIVYVSCNPATQARDLQLLDGKYKVKAVQPVDMFPHTHHVENVVLLELR; encoded by the coding sequence GTGGCTGCCGAAGGAAAAGCCATCGCAAAAGTAAACGACCTGGTGATTTTTGTTCCTTATGTAGTGCCAGGTGATGTTGTAGACCTGCAGATCAAGCGCAAAAAGAACAAATACGCCGAAGCCGAAGCTGTGAAATTCCACGAGCTGTCGCCCGTACGTGCCGTTCCTTTCTGCCAACACTACGGCGTATGCGGCGGTTGTAAATGGCAGGTACTCCCCTATTCGGAACAAATCAGGTATAAGCAGAAACAAGTAGAAGACAATCTGAGACGCATCGGAAAGATCGAACTTCCGGAAATTTCACCGATTCTGGGTTCTGCCAAAACAGAGTTCTACCGGAATAAACTGGAGTTCACTTTTTCGAACAAACGCTGGCTCACGAACGATGAAGTTCGGCAGGATGTGAAGTATGATCAGATGAATGCTGTAGGTTTTCATATTCCCGGAGCTTTCGACAAAGTGCTGGCTATTGAAAAATGCTGGTTACAGGACGACATCTCCAATCGTATTCGTAATGCTGTACGCGATTATGCTTACGAGCATGATTACTCCTTCATCAATCTGCGTACTCAGGAAGGTATGTTACGGAATCTGATTATCCGCACTTCATCAACAGGAGAGCTGATGGTCATTGTCATCTGCAAGATTACAGAAGACCATGAAATGGAACTATTCAAGCAACTGCTGCAGTTCATTGCCGATTCATTCCCCGAAATCACTTCTCTCCTATACATTATTAATAATAAGTGCAACGATACGATCAATGATCTGGATGTACATGTATTCAAGGGAAAAGACCATATGTTTGAAGAAATGGAAGGACTGCGTTTCAAAGTCGGTCCGAAATCATTCTATCAGACCAATTCCGAACAGGCATACAATTTATATAAGATAGCCCGCGAATTTGCCGGGCTGACCGGAAAGGAACTGGTATACGACCTATATACCGGAACGGGAACCATTGCCAATTTTGTATCCCGCCAGGCTCGTCAGGTGATTGGTATCGAGTATGTACCGGAAGCTATCGAAGACGCAAAGGTAAATGCCGAGATTAATGAGATTAAGAATGCCTTGTTCTATGCCGGAGATATGAAAGATATGCTGACTCAGGAATTTATCAATCAGCATGGACGTCCGGATGTGATTATCACCGACCCTCCACGTGCAGGTATGCATCAGGATGTGGTTGATGTTATTCTGTTTGCCGAACCGAAGCGGATTGTGTATGTAAGCTGCAACCCGGCTACGCAGGCACGCGACTTACAACTGCTTGACGGCAAATATAAAGTGAAAGCTGTGCAACCTGTAGATATGTTCCCGCATACGCATCATGTGGAAAATGTAGTGTTGCTGGAGCTTCGATAA